TCCATTGACAATACCCGTTGTAGATAAGGGATCAACGCAACAGCCCTCTCCAACATACGGGGGAATACCTCAAAATTATAATCCAACTCTGTCTTTGTCGTGGCCGTCAAGAAAGAAATATAATCAGCTAAATCCATTTGTTGACCAGGCACTTTTATAGTCTCAACCTGAAAGCCAGTCGGTTGTGAACGAACATAACCATTCGAACGGAATATATAAACATTGGGGGAATATTTGCCTGCCGGATCTTCTGGCCAAGGAGCTAATATCATTATCTCCTCTTTTCCATTGGCTTTCTTCATGCGTAAGTTAAAAAAATCATCTGGTTGCTCCGTTGCTCCCAAATACAAGCGCGAAATCAACAAACTTGACAACTCCGCTTTCCACTTATCCCAGTCCTCATCCGTAAAATTATTCATTCTATCCCCAATACCAGCGAGAATAATACAATCTCCATTATCTAAGTAAATATCCACCACCTTGTCCGGATTATAATCATAATCATTACAAAGCGAATCACACAAAAACGTACGTACAAACCAACTTCCTTGTACCAAACTTTTATCTAACCCCACGAATATTCCATCCTGTATATGGTTAATAATTTTCCGAATCACTTCAGTGTTCTCTTCTTTTACTGGAGTATACCATTTGTTAAAATAACCACTCCAATTCGTTACCTGAAAAGCATAGGGTTCAAATTTATACAAATAATACATACCCCACTCTTCCCAAGTATTATAAATCAACTCATCCACCGAACCAGGTTCCCCCTTCGTCAAACCATATAACGGACCGGCTAACTCGGGATTTACCTTAACCTCCTCGGAACAGGAAATCCCTAGGAACAAGATCATTATCAAATATATTGTAATCTTTTTCATACTTTACAAATTTTAATATCACTATTCGGGTTTAATCAAATTGCGCTCATTATCATAACATCCATTGTTATAATCAAGTTCACTGCGAGGAATTGAAAGCACATAATTTTTACTTCCTTGCGGCAAAGTATAGGTTTCGTATTTATCCCAACTCGAATACCACTTGTGTTTCAATTCCGGCATCCCCTGTCTTCGCAAATCCCAAAAACGCATGGCCTCCTCGAAACAAAGTTCCCGACGCCGCTCTTCCCAGATAAACTTCAACAAAGCTTGTCCATTCGAAAAATCCGCTGACGTTTTTTCCACATACACTTTCGGGTCCAAACGACACCGCCGTAAATTATTCAACAAATCAAGAGCATCACTCGTCACTTCATTATTCTTACGTGTATAGGCCTCCGCCAGATTCAACATTACCTCCACACTCCGCCAATTCTCATGGAGAAGATTTTCGCTCGGTTTTGTGGATGTTGAACCCGACATTTGACGATATTTTATCGGATAATAATACTTGTACTTATAGGGTCTATCTTCTTCCCACATACTTTCTGCCTTTTTAGCCGGAATGTCCTTTAAGAAATAAGCTTTTTTCCGTAAATCTCCCTCTTCATAAGAGCGAATCAATGACGCATCCGTATTATGTGAAGGTCTGAATCCCAATCCGAAAAGCTCTCCCGAGGTTGACAAATATTGATACGGAGAATAACTAGAGGTTCCGAATGTAAAAACGACTTCCTTATTTATAGTTCCATCCATCATTGTAAATATCTTATTACTAAGACCTTTCTCCGTTCCGAATAACGTTGTATCTTGATCGTTCAGATTCAAAATAATGGAATTCTGAGCCAAAAACAATTTACCGGTTCGGATAACCTCATCCCAATTTTCTTGGAATAAAGCAATACGAGAAGCTAGCAACAGGATCGCCGGTTCAGAAAGCCGGTGTATATTCCCGTCAAACGTGGCAACTTTAATATATTTCTCCGCATTCTCAATATCCTCGTTAATCAAATCATACACCTCCCGAATGGATGAACGTCTTCTAGCAGCTATATCTATTTGCGGTTCCGTCCGGATAACCACTCCCGGCTCATCCAAGTTCTCTTTAGACCAAGGTAAAGCGTATGAATTCACCAAACACCAGTAATGATAAGCTCTCATCGCATAAGCTTGGGCTGCAAGAAAATTATAACTTCCCGAATCGGCCTCCACGTACACCATTTCAGGCAACGCATCTATAACCAAGTTACAAGCCAAAATATTCCCGTAACGACGCTCCCAAAAATTATCCGCATAACTCTTTATATCTCGTTCCCACTTGTAAGGTTCTTCGCCTTCTCCCACGCTAAAAGCATCCACGGAATTTTTATCCCGGGTATCATTATTTTCATCATCCGGATCCAATTCCAGTTGTCCCATCTCCACATCGTCGGTCATCAAATATAACCAAGCCACCTCGTCATCAAAATTTCGGGGAAAACCTTCTCTATACAACATCGGTAAAAACTCTTCCACTTTCCCGGGAATCAACAAATCTCCCGAATCCTCTTTCAAATAATCGTCACACCCAGTGAACAAAAGTATCCCTAAAAGCCAGTAGGTATATATCTTTACAAATCTTTTCATAATCACTTCCTATTAAAATGAAACATTAATACCCAAACTATAAGAAGGTAATATCGGAATATTCGCTTCCGGAGTCTCCGGATCAAGCCCCTTCCAATCCTTATGCGCCCACACGAACAAATTCGAAGCCTGGAAACGAATCATCATAGAAGATATTCCCATTCCCTTCAATAATTTCTCAGGCATGATGTAGCTTAACCCCACAGAACGTAAACGTAAGAAATCAGCCTTCGCCACGCGGAAATCCGACAAATCATAGAAATAGGTACACTCTTCAGCAGCACCCCGATCCTCGGCTGAAACATTACGTTCAAAATCCGAAGCTACTCGATCATTATACAGAACAGGCACATCCGTGTATTTTTCATCACCGGGTTTTCTCCACCTTTTTTTCCAATTCGTAGATACATTGGCAACCGGATTCAATGCAGAATTTTTATCGGCATACACACTCGGTAAACGTTTCACTCCACCCAAATTATACGTGAAACCCACGGATAGCGATAAACGTTTATCAAAAGTCAACTGCGTGTCGAACCCTCCGGAAAGATCCGGATAAATGGACCCGCTTTTCACCAGTTCCATGCGCTTCGGGTCAGCTGTATGCCACAATTTACCATCTTTCCCGTAGAATAATGGATACCCGTTTTCACTAGACAATCCCCCATAACGGAAAGAGTACATTGAACCTAACTTCTCACCCTTAATCGCTAAATTACCATCCAACATTTTATTAATGACCTCCAAATCGCTGTATAATTCATCGTTTGCCAAGGTCACCTCACTTGTATTTCTTCCGAAGTTTACGTTAAACCTCCAATTCAACTTCTTTCTTTGAATGATCTCCACGCTCAAATTACCTTCAAATCCTTGGTTATCCATCTCTCCTGCATTCATGTACAAACGTGATTTTCCATTAGATGTTGCCACTGTTTTTTCCATGATCAAATCTTCCGTATGTTTTTTATACACGTCCAAACTACCTGAAAGCCTTCCATTCCAAAAAGAAAAGTCTGCTGCAACGTTCCAAGAGGTCGTTTTCTCCCATCTCAAATCTGGATTAGGTAAACGGTATATCGTTGACTGTTCCAAGTTACTTGTTGTATTACGATCTCCTACTTCCAAAATCAAATTAGGAGTAGCATCATCATGAATATTTCCTTGGATACCGTAACTACCTCTTACAGATACAAAATGTCCGTTTTGAGCAAATCGAGCCATGAAACCTTCATTCGTCAATAGCCATTTACCCGCAATGGACCATGTAGGTAACCACCTATATTTCGGGTTACTCCCAAATTTATTGGCCCCATCCGAACGAATATTGAAATTCATCACGTAACGATTGTTATAAGTGTACGTGGCCGAACCAAAAAATGAAGCCACTCTCGAAATCGAGTTCGTATTCGTTGGAAGCATTCTATCAATATAATTGTTTACAAAATTGTCTGTATGCACTGGCATAAATCGTTCTCCATAAGTAGGAGTCCAACCATACCCCGTCGAACGTACCCCCTCGTACTTCGTTCCTCGCAACTCAGAACCAACAATTATATTCATATCATGAACATCAGCCAAAACCTTAACATAGCTCAAACCATTTCTCACAGTATACCCTGTCTTCACCGTATTTCCCTGCTCCAAAACACCTCCGTATGGTAGAGGAGATTTCCAATATTCATCATCATTTTCATCATATTGCTTGTAATCATAGGTACGAATGGAAGCAACACTACTAGATTCCTCTGTTTTCCAATCCCGCTGATTCGTCGATGAATTATGATAAGAAAAAGTTCCTTGATAAGATAGTCCATCATACAACTTTACATTCAAATTTAACAACGCGTTAAAATCATTCGATTTACTCTCCTTACCTGTTTCTGCCAACTCGTTCAACACGTTATACAAGTATTTTGAATCTTTCTTGTAAAAGTGATATTTCCCATTTTCCTCGTATGGCTGCACTGTCCGAGAAGTATTATACGCATAACTAAACGGGTTTACAACAGAATAACCTTCATTCTTCGTCGTGCTGAAATCAATTTTCGCCATAAAATTTACATACTTACCCACGGATGCATCCACACGAGCTAAAGTAGTGAAACGCTCGCTAACAGAACCTTTTGCAGCTCCTTGATTATTATTATAACCAGCAGAGAAATAATACTTTGTTGCCTCAGAACCTCCATTAATACTCAAATTATGCGAATGAGTTACCGCATTACGGAATAACACATCAAACCAATCTGTATTACGCTTCGCCATCTCCTCTGACCGAAGTGCAAACTCCTCTTTCGACATCCGACGATTAACCAACTCGTTCAATAGTCCCTCGTAAGAATCATCCGGATCCAACGATATATTTGAACTATATGATAATCCTTGCTCGAAAATATCCTTGGACAATTGCATACGTTCCGCAGAATTCATACGATCAAAATTCCGGTAAGAAGGACGTTCGTTTAGTACCACTTCACCATGATACGAAACCGTGGGCTTGCCAACTGTTCCTTTTTTCGTCGTCAACACGATCACCCCATTCGCAGCCTTTACTCCATAAATCGCCGTGGCAGAAGCATCTTTCAAAACCGTAATGGACTCTATATCCTGCGGACTAATTCCCGAAATAGCATTACCTACTAAATATTCGGCATCTTCACTATTCAACTCCGAGGCTGTAATCGGAACATCTTGTTCCAAAATCACTCCATCAACCACCCATACAGGAGCTTTGTTACCGTTAATCGTTGAAGTACCCCGAATACGAATTTTAGGCGTAGCACTCGGCTCTCCCGAAGTATTCATAACCATCAATCCGGGGACTTGTCCCTGCAACATTTGATCAATAGAAGCAGCTCCCGCCATATATATATCATCGGTTTTCACTACCGAAACCGCACTGGCTGACTCTCTCCGATTTAATGTCTGATACCCGGTCACAACAACCTCATCCATATCCACCGCAGAATACTTCATTACGACATGCAAAGAATCCTGTCCCTGCCAAGTAATTACCTTTTGCTCCATCCCCACAAAAGAGAAAAGTAATTTTTGCCCGACTTTATTTTCAATCATCATCCGGAATAAACCGTTCACATCCGATGCCACACCACGAGTTGTTCCTTCCACAACAACAGAAACTCCCGGAAGAGGCATCCCATCCGTGTCGACCACTTTTCCCTTAATCAATTTTAGCTTAACATCATCCTTTTTTTGTGCAGACGGCTTAACAATTACCACTCCCTCTGCATACTCATAACTAAAAGGCAAACCCTCGAAAATACGATCCAACGCTTTCTCGAAAGGTTCATTCGTCAGAACCATATTGAGTTTCACGTTCAAACTTGCAATCTCTTCCTCGTTAAACACGAAATAAACTCCTGTCTGATTCTTCAACTCTTTAATAGTCTCCCTGAGACTTGCATTCTCTAATTTCAACGTCACAGATTGTGACGATACACTGGCTATCGCCGTAAAAGAGAAGAACATAGTCAAAAGCAAAGTCAATCTCATTGCTAAATAAATTTTTCCCCTCGCATTTTCAGGCGAGGCTTGTGTAGAATTTCGTCTTTTTTTCATACATTTGGATACTTTGATTAATAAACGTAGCCTTTTGCCGAAGGCTGCTATTAAATTTTCAACATAGAACGGGGAATGCTGGAAACATTTCCCGTTTTTATGTTTCTTCTATTGCATCACTGAAGTTATTGTCACATTTCTTCCATTGATAATAAATTTTACGTTAGTTGTTTTTTCTATCATATCTAGCACGCCATTTAGATCTTCATACTTCCGCACCACTCCGGTAAAACGACGCTTTTTATATTCTGATGCCGAAAAAGTAAATTGTACATCATACCATCGAGCCAATTGCACCACAATATCATCCAATTCCATATTCTCGTACTCAAATATTCCCCGCACCCACGAGGTGTACAAAGAAAGTTCCACGGCTCGCTGGCTGATTGTTCCGGAATATTGATCTACCACGGCCTGATATCCCGGTTTTAATACCGCATAATTATCTCCGGAGGTTACTTGCACGGCACCCTGCTCCAAAGTTGTCAGAATTCCTTCATTTTCCGGATAAGCTGAAATACAGAATTTCGTTCCCAACACTCGCACGCTCACATCATTTACCCGCACGATAAAAGGTTTATTTTCGTCATGCCGCACGTCAAAATACACTTCCCCCTCAGCAAGCACCTCTCGCATATCTCCCGTAAAACGAGTAGGGAATGTTAATCGCGAAGATGAATTCAACCATACCATGGTGCCATCTGCCAACGTGAAATGATATTCCCCTCCAACCGGAGCCGAAATGGTGTGATATACTGGTTTCTCTTCTATCTCGTCATTTACCTCCACGTTATCATATCGCAATTCATTCTTTTTGTCTTTCAAAACAGTCGCCCCGTACTGCCCGATTACCTCTTGTAAATTATCTTGTGTCAAATCGACTTGTATCCCATCAGCCACGATTAGAGTCGCTTTCGTTCCTCCGGCATGCACCTTCGCCAATACGGGAGACATCTCTTCTGATTCCGGAGTATAAAAGAATACAAATGATAAAGCGAACAAGATCACAACAGAAGCTGCTACAACAACTTGAATACATCGTTGCTTTCTTCTGCGAGCCCGAATTTTTTCCTGTACACGTTTCAATGAATCAGGAGCCCCCTTGCTTGAACAAGCAACCATTTGATACTCACGCACCATTTTCACTCCCTCCATAAAAAGTTGTTTGTTTTCCTCCGCCTCATCCATCCACGCTCGCAACTCCCGTTCCTCGCTCTTATCCAAAAGTCCGGAGCAATAATCACCAATCCAGTGCCAAATTTTATTGTTCATCTCAATCTCTTTTATATTATATACCGGAAGATTGAAAAAGAGATGACAACTTTTTTAGGAAAAATTGCAGGAAAAATAATTTTAACAAAATGAAGGAGTAAAAATTTATCGCAGAATAATAAAAAACAACGCCAAAGCGTTTCCACCCAACTCTTCTTTTAACTGCTTCAATGCCCTGTAATACATCGTTTTCACGGTATTCACGGTTATCCCAAAACGATCGCCCACTTGCTGGTAGGTCAGGTTATCCAACACCACGGCTTTAAATATTTCTTTTGTCTTTTCCGGCAAAGCCTCCACCCGGGCATATACCTTATCACGCAATCGAGCAAACTCGCTCTCATCATACTCTGCCAATTCTTCTAAAAACTGATCCACATACTTCTCCACGTCGTCAAACATGATCCTTCCCCGACGTGTCGCAAACTTTGAGGCAGCCTTGGCTACTGCCCCGAAAAGATAAGAACGAACGGAACCGGAAAAAACAGTTCGTTTCTTGTTCATCCAGAAAGAAACAAACACCTCCTGCACAATATCCTCTACATCATCCGCATTCGAAACAAACCGCAACGCATACACACACAATGCCCGATAATAATTATCAAAAAGCATATTCAGACAGACCTCATTTCCTGCCTCCAGTTCGTGTACAATTTCCGATTCGCTATATACCATACAAAAATCTAAATCGACAATTATGATTCATGCAAAGATAGACATTCTCGCCAAGAATCAAAATTATCGACATATTACTAACCCACAAAAAAGTAGGCCGTTTCAAAAGAAAAACGACCTACCTCATATGATTTTAAGAATCCTTATTTATTTTCGAAAATGATCTTGTCATCCTTCACGTCTACCACGATACGGCTATCTTTGGAGACTTCCTCTGCAAGAATCTGTTTTGACAAATCATTTAACAATGTACGTTGAATAACCCGTTTTACGGGACGAGCGCCAAACTGCGGATCATACCCGGCATCTGCCAGCCATTGAACAGCCTTGTCGGTAATCTCGATGGCAATACCATTGTTTTCCAACATCTTCTTTACGCCATTGAATTGCAAACGTACAATATCCACGATTTCCGACTTCTTCAACGGGGCAAACATGATGATCTCGTCGATACGGTTCAAGAACTCCGGCCGAATCGTCTGTTTCAACATCTCGTACACCTCGTGATTCGTCTTGTCAAGTACCTCATCCCGGTTATTCTCATCGATGCCTTTCAAACGTTCCTGAATGATATGCGCACCGATATTCGAAGTCATGATGATAATCGTATTTTTGAAATCGACTACCCGACCTTTATTATCAGTTAAACGCCCGTCATCCAGCACTTGCAACAAGATGTTG
The window above is part of the Butyricimonas paravirosa genome. Proteins encoded here:
- a CDS encoding RNA polymerase sigma factor is translated as MVYSESEIVHELEAGNEVCLNMLFDNYYRALCVYALRFVSNADDVEDIVQEVFVSFWMNKKRTVFSGSVRSYLFGAVAKAASKFATRRGRIMFDDVEKYVDQFLEELAEYDESEFARLRDKVYARVEALPEKTKEIFKAVVLDNLTYQQVGDRFGITVNTVKTMYYRALKQLKEELGGNALALFFIILR
- a CDS encoding RagB/SusD family nutrient uptake outer membrane protein, producing MKRFVKIYTYWLLGILLFTGCDDYLKEDSGDLLIPGKVEEFLPMLYREGFPRNFDDEVAWLYLMTDDVEMGQLELDPDDENNDTRDKNSVDAFSVGEGEEPYKWERDIKSYADNFWERRYGNILACNLVIDALPEMVYVEADSGSYNFLAAQAYAMRAYHYWCLVNSYALPWSKENLDEPGVVIRTEPQIDIAARRRSSIREVYDLINEDIENAEKYIKVATFDGNIHRLSEPAILLLASRIALFQENWDEVIRTGKLFLAQNSIILNLNDQDTTLFGTEKGLSNKIFTMMDGTINKEVVFTFGTSSYSPYQYLSTSGELFGLGFRPSHNTDASLIRSYEEGDLRKKAYFLKDIPAKKAESMWEEDRPYKYKYYYPIKYRQMSGSTSTKPSENLLHENWRSVEVMLNLAEAYTRKNNEVTSDALDLLNNLRRCRLDPKVYVEKTSADFSNGQALLKFIWEERRRELCFEEAMRFWDLRRQGMPELKHKWYSSWDKYETYTLPQGSKNYVLSIPRSELDYNNGCYDNERNLIKPE
- a CDS encoding SusC/RagA family TonB-linked outer membrane protein, producing the protein MKKRRNSTQASPENARGKIYLAMRLTLLLTMFFSFTAIASVSSQSVTLKLENASLRETIKELKNQTGVYFVFNEEEIASLNVKLNMVLTNEPFEKALDRIFEGLPFSYEYAEGVVIVKPSAQKKDDVKLKLIKGKVVDTDGMPLPGVSVVVEGTTRGVASDVNGLFRMMIENKVGQKLLFSFVGMEQKVITWQGQDSLHVVMKYSAVDMDEVVVTGYQTLNRRESASAVSVVKTDDIYMAGAASIDQMLQGQVPGLMVMNTSGEPSATPKIRIRGTSTINGNKAPVWVVDGVILEQDVPITASELNSEDAEYLVGNAISGISPQDIESITVLKDASATAIYGVKAANGVIVLTTKKGTVGKPTVSYHGEVVLNERPSYRNFDRMNSAERMQLSKDIFEQGLSYSSNISLDPDDSYEGLLNELVNRRMSKEEFALRSEEMAKRNTDWFDVLFRNAVTHSHNLSINGGSEATKYYFSAGYNNNQGAAKGSVSERFTTLARVDASVGKYVNFMAKIDFSTTKNEGYSVVNPFSYAYNTSRTVQPYEENGKYHFYKKDSKYLYNVLNELAETGKESKSNDFNALLNLNVKLYDGLSYQGTFSYHNSSTNQRDWKTEESSSVASIRTYDYKQYDENDDEYWKSPLPYGGVLEQGNTVKTGYTVRNGLSYVKVLADVHDMNIIVGSELRGTKYEGVRSTGYGWTPTYGERFMPVHTDNFVNNYIDRMLPTNTNSISRVASFFGSATYTYNNRYVMNFNIRSDGANKFGSNPKYRWLPTWSIAGKWLLTNEGFMARFAQNGHFVSVRGSYGIQGNIHDDATPNLILEVGDRNTTSNLEQSTIYRLPNPDLRWEKTTSWNVAADFSFWNGRLSGSLDVYKKHTEDLIMEKTVATSNGKSRLYMNAGEMDNQGFEGNLSVEIIQRKKLNWRFNVNFGRNTSEVTLANDELYSDLEVINKMLDGNLAIKGEKLGSMYSFRYGGLSSENGYPLFYGKDGKLWHTADPKRMELVKSGSIYPDLSGGFDTQLTFDKRLSLSVGFTYNLGGVKRLPSVYADKNSALNPVANVSTNWKKRWRKPGDEKYTDVPVLYNDRVASDFERNVSAEDRGAAEECTYFYDLSDFRVAKADFLRLRSVGLSYIMPEKLLKGMGISSMMIRFQASNLFVWAHKDWKGLDPETPEANIPILPSYSLGINVSF
- a CDS encoding FecR family protein — encoded protein: MNNKIWHWIGDYCSGLLDKSEERELRAWMDEAEENKQLFMEGVKMVREYQMVACSSKGAPDSLKRVQEKIRARRRKQRCIQVVVAASVVILFALSFVFFYTPESEEMSPVLAKVHAGGTKATLIVADGIQVDLTQDNLQEVIGQYGATVLKDKKNELRYDNVEVNDEIEEKPVYHTISAPVGGEYHFTLADGTMVWLNSSSRLTFPTRFTGDMREVLAEGEVYFDVRHDENKPFIVRVNDVSVRVLGTKFCISAYPENEGILTTLEQGAVQVTSGDNYAVLKPGYQAVVDQYSGTISQRAVELSLYTSWVRGIFEYENMELDDIVVQLARWYDVQFTFSASEYKKRRFTGVVRKYEDLNGVLDMIEKTTNVKFIINGRNVTITSVMQ